A segment of the Lolium perenne isolate Kyuss_39 chromosome 3, Kyuss_2.0, whole genome shotgun sequence genome:
AGTGTGAAAAGAGAAAATGAAATGCATACATTGGTCGCCAACAATCAGGCCAAATAGACACTATCAATCAAAAGTACAACCACTTGCACAGAAGTACACATTGGTAGACACATACATTCAGACACTCTTGCGTGAAATAAAAAGCAGAACCGTTGATGTGAGCGTTGGTTGGTATACAAATGCCAAGTCGATGCTTCATGCCAAACACAATCAAAAGGTGTCACTTAAGCAAGTAAAACCGTTATGGTGCGTGCATGTTCACCGTAGTAGCGTGATCTGCAAATAACAATCAGATAAATACTGTTAGATGAAAACACCTCAGCAGAAAATAGTACAGGAATATCATAAACTTCAATGAACAACAATGTTGTGAGGAGAAAAGAAGATAAGTTACCTTTCATGGAAATCGGGGCAGAGCTCAAGCTGTGCCCGTAAATTACTAACGAGAGAAGAGATGGATGATGTATGGTCGCTACCAACCCCAACATCACAGTGAAACAGTTGAAAGCTCTCAAGTTTTCCACCAGTCTTTGCCACTTCTTTCAGTTGCTCGTACACTCCACACTGCAGGATTGTCTCTCTGTACTTGTTGTTTCCTACCATCCAGGTCATAAGCTCAAGTGTAGCTCGCCTTATGCTAGGAAAATCAGTAGTTGGATACTTGTATAATTCTAATATCTTCTTAAGCTTCAGGACCAACGTATCCACAGTTAGGTTGGCAACAACCAGTGCTTTGGCAAAACCACTTGCATCCAGGCAGTAACAAATTTGCACAGTGAGGCCTATAAAACTCTCAAACACCTTTCCCGCTTCAACCCACTGGCCATCATACTTTATCCACgtatatatgcaaaagaaaaaaaaagataatTTTGAAGGAAATAAATCAATAATTCAATCCTGCTACAGGTGTAGcagaaaagagaaaaagaaaaaaggtaCAACCTCCGTCGGAAATaagtgactcaactttgtctagataaagATATATCTACACACTGAAATGCCTctagatacatctgtatctagacaaagctcagTCACTTATTtccaacggagggagtagtattttcTTACATTAGCTAAATTTTCATTGGTACATCCTGGCTGCTCCAGCTTGGCCACTTGGTCAACGATGGCTTTCAGCACCTAATCAAATTAGATTAAAAAAATTATGTTTGCTGTACTGAAATTTCCAATGCAAACAGAACATATAAAGGGATTAGGGAGTGCAAAAAATATATTAAACAAAGTTACCTGCGGCAGTGCCTGGTCTATTATTCCCATGTGCTGAATAAACTTCTCTGTCCCTCCGTGGGCACGCAAGTTCTGTAGTAGCTTTGCATTCACACTTGTTGTGCGCACTCTATCCTCCTCGGTAGCACATGCTATTTTGTTGACTAGCCGGATCGTTTCTGGTTGTAAGCGGGCATACATcctcctcctgctctcctctCGGTTCCGAGGGAAGAGCATCTCCACTATCATCTCCATCTCTTTCACAGTGATCTCTTCTAGGACGGCGACAGCATTTTCTTCACATCCACTTGTTAGAACAGCTAGTGCTTTGGCAGCTGCCTCACAGTGATTCACCCGTTCCGCCGAAAGCACATCCTCTAGATCAAGAATTCGCAAGGTAGTCGGCTGCTTCTGCATCCATGGTGGCAAAAGTTGGTCCAGGTCAAGGGCTTCTATGAAGGCCGTCGTTGGTGCAGAGAAGCCTTCATCTTCCGGCAAATTAATATTCTTATCCTGGATGGATGACTTAATCTGGCTTAGCTGCTCACTGTTGGTGTACTCCAGAAGTAATAACTTGGCTGCCACTTTGGTGGTATCTACGTGCGCCGCCTTGGAGAGAAGACATTCCTTGAGCTTCTTTATGATCTCAGGTGATCTCCCAATCTCTATCTTTTCCTTTTCATCCAGTGCTAAACATGCTACGACTCTTGCTGCTCCCACATGCCCCAAGATTATCCCGGTATCGGCCAGAAGGTGAATATTTGCTGAGGCTTCTTTCCTCAGCTTCTTCCCGGCATCACCAGGTGTGGCTACCAGCTTGCTCAAGATTTTGAGCGCCATGCCAACGATGATTTCTTGGTCAATCTTCCGTATGgaagtagtagggatgtcctcttcTCTTTGAAGCAGAGGAATAATCTCTTGTTCAATCCAAAGGTCCGAGATTACTCTTTTGCTTCCATGACAACACCGGAGGTTAAGGTTGGTGAGGTCTATGATCTTGGGTAGTATATCAATGAGTTTCTCGGCCTGCCGACAGTTTTGTTGGATGTTGGTGAGCTCGTCTAGGATTCGCAAGCCGAACCAGACGAAGTCCACATCCATGTTGCTTGCCATAGACTTGAGCAGAGAAGAAGTGATAAGATAGATGGCTTGAGGAAAAGTGTCGAGCAGAATGTCTGGAGCGAGCTTGAGAAGTACTCTTGAAGCATGGCCTCTCATGTCCTCCTCATCTCGTGTCCCGGTGAAGCCTAGCATGTCGATGAGCTTCCCCAGTACGTCGGTGTCGAGGGAAGCTCGAAGCTTCGCGAGGGCCAGGCTGCTATACTCCTCTGATCTAAGAATGCGGTCCATGGCTCGGATCCCAACTAACTGGTCGTCAACGGCGATGTCGGACACCGCCAGctgcttggcgaaggtgatgaggtTCATGTTGAGGGTGGCACGCCAATTCCCAGTGATGAATGCCAGGTAGTTGTCCCTCCAGTAGCGATCGACTACTATTCTGCCGGAAGGCCCATACAGTCTGTACTTGATGATGGTGCAGAACACGAGTGCCCAAACCACTGGGGTCCGCAGGACGATGAAGATGATGCCCTGGGTGAAAACCAGCCCGTAGAAGATGTTGAGGGACCACCTGATGTTCCGGTGGTCTTCTGCGCCTTTGTGCTGGGGGTCCACATAATCCTGCTTCTTGAGACGATTTAAAGATAGCACAATGCATGTCGCAACAGCGGCGATCTGGGCAAGCCGCAGGGCAACAAAGATGGCCATACCAAGGCAGGTTCGGCCATCGCACCCCTTCTTCTGCTCGTCGTCTTGTTTTCCAACCTGCAGCCTAGCTCTTCTTTCGCCACCAGATTGGTGATAGTCTTGATTGATTCTCCTGCGTCTCCACCAACTGATACGTCGCTCATACTCCACGGCGTTCTTGCTCTTTATCAGCACTTCTGGTGCGCGCAATAGAAGTTGCTGCGTGGGATCATCGTACCCACCCAGGATCCTGTCAATCCATTGTAACTCATGATGCGAAAACTTTCCACCCATATGGCTCATATTATGAAGAGATAAAACATTGGGTATATCAGACGTATTTCAAAAGTTTTGACTACATCAACGGAATCAAGCAAAAATACTAAGCGGCTAAAATTAGGAAAAAGAAAACATACACCGAAAATCACAAAATGTACTGAAGCCTAGAGCGACAAATGGGTACGTTTTGACCAACAATCTCTAGAATTCTGACAGTGGAGGGACCAACAAAAACATTATGCAAATGCACAGCTAGCCAAATTTCAATGTCTGATTTCCTTTGGATTGCTACAAACTAACAAATCAGAAGAAAAAATATATACGGACACAGTGCACCTACATTTTAGTACTAGCTAGATTTGACCAATTGAATTAACTAAACATGCAATATTTAttattttagataaaaggcacagAGCCCAGCTTAAGCCAAAACACGCAATATTCAGGTAGAAACAATTGTCTCC
Coding sequences within it:
- the LOC127345581 gene encoding uncharacterized protein isoform X2, with protein sequence MWDSRILGGYDDPTQQLLLRAPEVLIKSKNAVEYERRISWWRRRRINQDYHQSGGERRARLQVGKQDDEQKKGCDGRTCLGMAIFVALRLAQIAAVATCIVLSLNRLKKQDYVDPQHKGAEDHRNIRWSLNIFYGLVFTQGIIFIVLRTPVVWALVFCTIIKYRLYGPSGRIVVDRYWRDNYLAFITGNWRATLNMNLITFAKQLAVSDIAVDDQLVGIRAMDRILRSEEYSSLALAKLRASLDTDVLGKLIDMLGFTGTRDEEDMRGHASRVLLKLAPDILLDTFPQAIYLITSSLLKSMASNMDVDFVWFGLRILDELTNIQQNCRQAEKLIDILPKIIDLTNLNLRCCHGSKRVISDLWIEQEIIPLLQREEDIPTTSIRKIDQEIIVGMALKILSKLVATPGDAGKKLRKEASANIHLLADTGIILGHVGAARVVACLALDEKEKIEIGRSPEIIKKLKECLLSKAAHVDTTKVAAKLLLLEYTNSEQLSQIKSSIQDKNINLPEDEGFSAPTTAFIEALDLDQLLPPWMQKQPTTLRILDLEDVLSAERVNHCEAAAKALAVLTSGCEENAVAVLEEITVKEMEMIVEMLFPRNREESRRRMYARLQPETIRLVNKIACATEEDRVRTTSVNAKLLQNLRAHGGTEKFIQHMGIIDQALPQVLKAIVDQVAKLEQPGCTNENLANYDGQWVEAGKVFESFIGLTVQICYCLDASGFAKALVVANLTVDTLVLKLKKILELYKYPTTDFPSIRRATLELMTWMVGNNKYRETILQCGVYEQLKEVAKTGGKLESFQLFHCDVGVGSDHTSSISSLVSNLRAQLELCPDFHERSRYYGEHARTITVLLA
- the LOC127345581 gene encoding uncharacterized protein isoform X1, with the translated sequence MHSSGARQKEIPLPEDRLNLAIVCTAIVSKVMNGLGTLATIWATVVLLGGFSVLIKQQDFWYVTIVAFVESIGILGGYDDPTQQLLLRAPEVLIKSKNAVEYERRISWWRRRRINQDYHQSGGERRARLQVGKQDDEQKKGCDGRTCLGMAIFVALRLAQIAAVATCIVLSLNRLKKQDYVDPQHKGAEDHRNIRWSLNIFYGLVFTQGIIFIVLRTPVVWALVFCTIIKYRLYGPSGRIVVDRYWRDNYLAFITGNWRATLNMNLITFAKQLAVSDIAVDDQLVGIRAMDRILRSEEYSSLALAKLRASLDTDVLGKLIDMLGFTGTRDEEDMRGHASRVLLKLAPDILLDTFPQAIYLITSSLLKSMASNMDVDFVWFGLRILDELTNIQQNCRQAEKLIDILPKIIDLTNLNLRCCHGSKRVISDLWIEQEIIPLLQREEDIPTTSIRKIDQEIIVGMALKILSKLVATPGDAGKKLRKEASANIHLLADTGIILGHVGAARVVACLALDEKEKIEIGRSPEIIKKLKECLLSKAAHVDTTKVAAKLLLLEYTNSEQLSQIKSSIQDKNINLPEDEGFSAPTTAFIEALDLDQLLPPWMQKQPTTLRILDLEDVLSAERVNHCEAAAKALAVLTSGCEENAVAVLEEITVKEMEMIVEMLFPRNREESRRRMYARLQPETIRLVNKIACATEEDRVRTTSVNAKLLQNLRAHGGTEKFIQHMGIIDQALPQVLKAIVDQVAKLEQPGCTNENLANYDGQWVEAGKVFESFIGLTVQICYCLDASGFAKALVVANLTVDTLVLKLKKILELYKYPTTDFPSIRRATLELMTWMVGNNKYRETILQCGVYEQLKEVAKTGGKLESFQLFHCDVGVGSDHTSSISSLVSNLRAQLELCPDFHERSRYYGEHARTITVLLA